The genome window AATTTATGAAATGTTGGCACATAACGAAGAGGACGCAAATAAAAACTATCCTGTGAATTCTCTTCCAATCGTTTCTTGATCGGAGATTCAAACGGATCAATATACTCAGCTCCGAAAATCTCAAATGGGCGAGTCGTTCCCCTTCCTTCCGAGATATTGGTTCCTTCAAGCAGACACTGTCCTGGATACACCAAACAAGAAGTAAGCGAAGGAATATTCGGAGAAGGAGGAATCCAATTTAGCATATTGAATTCTTTTGGATGAAAGAAACCAACTGGTGCTACGAATATTTCTAAATTGTAGCTTAAGCTATCATTATAATAACTGAGCAGACCAGCAGGAGTCAGTCCATGACGATGTAAGACATCCTCAACTCCAACAAACGAAGAATAGCCTTTTCTCAGTGGCGATCCTTCCACCTTGTTTCCAATAGGATTAGCCGAATCAAAAATCAAAATCTTTGGAACTTGCTTGCCTGACTTTTGCAAAACTGAGAGTTTATTAAGAATATAATTCGCTGAGGTTAGAAATGTATAATATCTCGCTCCGACGTCTCGTATATCAATGATGATGATTTCTAAGTCGAGTAATTTATCATCGGGAGGAACTAGGCTCTCTTCCGTATCCCCATATATATTCCAAAATTCTAAACTTTCGTCAAAATATTTTAGATCTGAACCAGATACCTGATCTTGCAATTCCGCAAATAGTCCATGCTCTGGAACAAAAATTCGCCTAACATCAAGGATTTTACTTAAAGATCTAAAATGATAGTCACCCTTCCAACCATATCCTGTATGATTTGTGAGAATTCCTGTTCGTGCTTGAGCGAAATTTTTTATTTTTTTTACAAACTTCATGATTATATACTAGTAATTGATCTTATTTTTATTAGTAACTTCATGCGAATACACTAATTAGATATTATTGATTTTATAATTTTCATATATAGACCATCTGAATTAAAAAAATTTAACTTTTTCGTAATAAAGAATTTTTATGCATTAGCGCATCTTCGAAGAATTTCTCCCAATCGCTAACATTTCCATTTTCTAATAGTTCAATAGATTGATTCAATTCTATTTGAAAATTTCGTAAAGATTCGATAATTTCTAATTTATTCTGAGCGAGTATCCCTTTCCACATCTCCGGATTAGAACCTGCAATTCTTGCCATATCCCGAAAACCTCCACCCATGATTGGCATTGGTGATTTCTGATTTTCTTCTCCGACGGTTTTATTCGCCCAGATTGCCATAAGAGATGAGAGTATATGAGGCGAATGGGATAGATATGCGAGTACTCGATCATGCTCTTTGGCTTGCATACAATAAATCTTCATTCCAATTGTTTGCCAGAATTCTATAACAGAATTTTTTGCATTCTCATTGCTACCGGAAGCTGTTGTGATTATACATAATTTATTTTCATAAAGATCAGGAATAGCATTGCTCGCTCCTAACTGTTCAGAGCCGCACATTGGATGAGAAGAAATATAATTATGCTTTTCTGGAAAATAGTTATTAACCTTATCAATAATACTTTGTTTGGTGGAACCCATATCAGTATAGATTGTCTTAGAATCTTTTGGAATATTATCAATCTGCAATACAATAGAATCGACAGGAGTTCCGAACACAACCAGATCGTAATCATTCCAATTGGGATTCATTAGAAAATCAGATTCCAATAATCCTTGATTCAATAATTTTTTATTTTCACAGATTTCAAGACTGGATTTAGAACGTACCACTCCATCGATCGAACAATCTGGATATTTTTTACGAATTGCATAAGCGAGTGATGCGCCCATAAGTCCGACACCATAGATCAATATTCTATTGGGTCTAAAACTCATAATTTGTCTGGAGAACTCGGATAAGATCCTAGAATTTTTATAAATTGACAAGTAGTTTTCAATTTAGTCAACATTTCAGATATCTTCGGATCGTTTATATGACCAGAAAAGTCTGTAAAAAAATTATAATCCCACAAAGTTCTACGTGAAGGTCGAGATTCTAATTTAGAAAGATTTAATTTATAATCTTGGAATATTTGTAATGCAGAAATCAGCGAACCAGGTTGATCAGGAACAGAGAAAACAATTGACGTTTTATCATTTCCCGTTGGCGGACAGATATCTTTTCCAATAATAAAAAATCTAGTCGTATTGCCAGGAATATCTTCAATAGACGGATACAAAATATCAAGTCCGTACAATTCGCCCGCTGACTTAGACGCAATTGCGACACCGTCCTTTTGTTCAGATACAATTTTGGCTGCCATTGCAGTTGATGAAGTTTCAATAATTTCTACATTGGGAAGATTTGCATGAATCCATCCACGGCACTGTTCGTTTCCAATACGAATTCCGTAGACCTTTTTGATTTTTTTTAAGTCTTGCTCGAAGCCAAGTAAATGAAAAGATATTTGCATATACATTTCCGAGTAAACATTGAGATCGGCTTGAATAAGATTATCAAGTGTAGACCCGACAGAACCCTCTGTTGAGTTCTCGACCGGAACTGTTCCATAATCCAATTTACCAGATTCCACTTCTCGAAAAACATCTGTTATAGAAGGAAAAGCATGACTATCAACAATAGAACCAAATTTTTTCTGCGTTGCCTCATGGGAAAAGGATCCTTCAGGACCCATAAATCCCACTTGAATTGACTTCTCGAGCGCTATGGTTCCTGACATGATCTCTCGATAAATAGCAACCATAACAGAATCTGGCAAAGGTCCAGGATTTCTGGATTTTACTTTTTTATAAACTTCTTTCTCTCGATCAGGCCTATAGATTGGATCACCCGTTTTCTTCTTGATCTCTCCAATTTCCGATCCGACCTTCGCACGATCTTGTATCAATCTAATGATCTCAGAATCAAGAGAATCTATTTTATTTCGCAATTGGTTTAGTTCAGATTCAGTACTACTCATTCTCTTGTCCTGTCTTCAAGCTAGGATCTTGCAAATCTTCAGATTCATCAACCAAATTGTTGTCCGATGTTGAATCTATTTCATCCACTTCGACTTGTTCAAATTGTTCGGATTCTTCCAAATTATTCTGAGGTTCTTCTAACTCTTCGGGAAGCTCCAACCCTTCAGGTCTTTCGAATTCGGTTTCTTCGCCAAGGGTCACATTCAATTCTTCGAATTTTAATTCCTTTACTTCCACGGGTGAAGGCAGATCTGTAAGTGTGCTCAGTCCGAAATGAATTAGGAAATCGTGCGTTGTTCCATAGAGAGTCGGTCTTCCTGGAACTTCTTTTTGTCCAATCGGTTTTACTAATTTTTTAGAGATTAGATTGGCGACCATTGCACGAGATGACACACCGCGAATGTCGTCTATTTCTGATAAGGTGACAGGTTGTTTGTAGGCTATGATCGCAAGTGTATCCAAATTACTTCTAGAAAGTGTTTCTCTTTTCTTTTCTTTAAAGATCACACCCAATCGTTCGTGATATACATCGCTGGTTATGAATTGATATTGTCCTGCAATTTCTCTTAAGAGAAATCCACCTTCTCGTTCTTGATAATCAAGAACTAAATCGTCCAACAATTCTCTTGCATAAGATTTATCAATCTCGATTGTTTTTGCAAGACTTGATAGTTTGATAGGTTCAGAAGATAGGAATACCAAAGCTTCTAATAGACCTTTTAGATACTTTCTGTCCTCTTCCAAGATTGATTCACCGCTATTAATTTTATTGTTCCAAAGACTTGGTGCTGAACTACACGCGCTACTCTGATTTTTACAACTTCCAGTACTGCCAAGAAACCTGCAACGATCTCCTGTTTCTCAGGACTATCTGATTCGAAAATTTCTGAGAAAATAATTTCTCCTTTGCTTGCTAATGACTTCTCTATCAATTCCATTTTATCTTCAACAGAGAAATTCTTATTCAATCCTTCATAAACGAGGGGCTCTTCTTCGTTCTCTGGTTCTTTGTTGAGAATAGAATTGAACGCTGAGATTAGATCAACAAGACTTAGATCCAACCACTTATCATCATCAGCAAGTACAACATTTGAATCACGAGTAAACATTCCAGATGTGATCTTATCAAGCTGAGAAAGTTTACCAGCTGCCATTTGAAATTTTTTGTGTTCCAGTAATTTCTCCACCAGTTCTTTAGGAAGTGGTGGATTGTAATCTTCTTCCTCGAATCCAGGATCTGGAAGAAGAGCACGTGATTTCAAATAGATGAGATTTGCAGCCATTAAGGCAAATTCTGAACTCAGATCAAGTGATATAGAATCTGCCGTCTTTATAAAATTTATAAAATCATTTGTAATTCGTGTTAATGATACATCAAATATATCAACTCTATAACTATCAATAAGACTCCACAAAACATTCAGAGGACCTTCAGAAACGCCTCCCTCCGAATTGTTCCATCGAACAATAAAGGAGTCTGGATGTTCAGCCATTAATTGCCTAATGCTTTAGCGGCCGCTTGTTGAAGTCTTTCTGGAGGAAAAGGTTTAACAACAAAATCCTTAACACCCATCTTAATCGCTTTTGCCAAGAGATCTTCTTGTCCAAGAGCAGTTACCATAATGACTTTTGCTGCACCGTCTATCTTCATAATTTCTTTCGTTGCTTCAATTCCATCTTTTTCTCTCATGGTGATGTCCATTGTTACTAGGTCTGGCTTAAGAGCTTTGTATTGCTCCACTGCCATATTCCCATTCTCTGCCTCACCAACTATCTCATGACCTGCTGATGTAAGTGCATCCTTCACGAGGGTTCTCATAAATTTTGCATCGTCAACTACTAATATTCTGGCCATACCCTATCCTCTTTGATTCACAATATCCAATACATTTGGTAAAATTTCAACTAACGGTTTCACTCGGTCAATTGCACCGATTTCCACCGCATACTTATTCATTCCGTAGATTACAGAAGAACTTTCATCCTGAGCAAGGGTAAAACCTTTTGCATCATGGATTCTCTTTATAGCATCGGCACCATCTCGTCCCATTCCAGTCATAATTGTTGCAACAATTTTGTGACCGCCGTATACTTCTCGAAGACTATCAAAAGTCATTTCAATGGAAGGTCTATGTCCATTCACAACAGGAGATTTATCGAGCTCTATAAATTTGGCTCCTGATTTATTGGAGATTTTCATGTGAAAATCTCCAGGCGCTATATAAACAGTCCCTGGAACTACGGGCTCTCCATTTTCCGCTTCTTTAACATGAAGTTTGCAAAATCCGTTCATTCTGTCAGCAAATGCTTTCGTGAAACCAGCTGGCATATGTTGCACAATAAAAACCGGAATTTTGAGATCACCTGGAAAAGCTTGAACAATAGTTTGCAATGCTTTTGGTCCACCCGTCGATGTCCCGAAACAAATTACTTCGTATTCCGCTATCCTTGTAGTTCCTAATTTTTTATCAACTGCTGTTTTTTCTGGAAAAGTTCTGACTATTTTTTCAGTGGAAGAAGTTTTTGTGGATTCTTTTGCATTCGGTGTTGAGCCACTTCCATCAAAATATCCTCTGATTCTTTGGATTAGAATTCTTCCTAATTCCTTGGTATCCATCTGAATCTGGCTCGAAGGTTTTGGGATAAAATCTATCGCTCCCAATTCGAGTGCTCGAAAGGTTGCATCGGCTCCATGTTGAGTAAGAACCGAGAGCATAATTGTTGGTATTCTTAATCTATTTTTCTTGAGTTCACTCAGTGCGGACAATCCGTCCATCACCGGCATTTCTATATCCAAAACGATTAGATCAGGATTTAATTTTTTCGATAACTCAACACAATCAACTCCCGTCTTACCAGTTGCGACTACTTCGATATCATCTTCATTGGTTAGAATATCTGCGATAATATTCCGAACCAATAGAGAATCATCAACTATGAGTACTTTTATAGGACGTTTGGACATATTAGAGTTTAGTGATGAGCTCCACTAATTCGTCGAAATCAGGAAGAAATAATAGAATTCCTAATAAATTATTTCCCTCATGATTGAATTCAGTATGCATACTTAAGAATTTGGTTCGTTCTGGTTTCACAATGTCTAAGACTTCTGTGAATTTTCCCGTCATGAATTCTGGCACCGATGGCAAAATTTCAGACTTCGATTTATTCGATAGCGAATTGATCACACCAGAACAGACGATATTTGAAATCTCGGAAAGAACAGATTGTGAATCAGAATTCAAGGAAGATCCTGAGCTAGCCTGAGTCTCTCTAAGCAATTCACTTGCAATCCTTCGTCCATTCTCTTCAGAGAACATCATAAGTAGATTACCGTTTAGATCGCCATTCATTCGGATCTTCATCCCGAAGAAATTCTCGTCCGAATAACGAATATCTTTTGCAAGCCCTTCTTTATCTGTGAGCGAAATGTCTGGAACAAAAAGTTCCACTTCTTTGCCAACTAACTGTGATAATACCATGCCGGCATTCATCATCCCAGTATTCATAACCGATTCTAATTTTCTCAACTGTTCACGATTGAGAAGTTCGTCAATACCTTTCGATGCAGATGACTCAACAGCTTGGATTCTTTGATTTTTCTGCTCAATAAATCCCTGAATGATTTCTGCTGCTTTCTTTTTGTGTTCATCATCCACATCCGAAACTTTGGATTCAAGATGCGAGTATAGATCTTCTGTTTTTTTTTGCGCTAGCCGAAGTTGATTCTATCTTATGCGGAAGATGATTGTCAGAAGATTTTCCATTTGATCCATTGCTGCTTGATGATTTATCCTGATCATCTTTGATTCTTGAATTAGAATCCCCATTTCCATTGCTACGAGATATCGCTGGTTCCAGAATCGGTAAGCTTGAAGTCTGAGCTTCCAAAGCTACTGGTGCAGCCGAGTTCAATACCAATTCCTCTTGGTTCTCTAATTCGTTCTCCCGAAGCAACTCTTCTCGCGTAACAACGATCTTGCGGTCTTCCCGATTCTTTGCAACTTTTTGTCGATCTTTCTTTAGTTTCGTTTTATCTTTTGCTCGAAGATCGAATAACTTAGAATTGAATGTATTCGTCGCAAGCTTAGTTTTGAAAATATAATCCGTATCTGTAATCTCTAGACTACGAACGGTATTCACTCGTTTCATCATCTCACCACTTAGAGATAACATAGTTTCGTTGTCTTCTGCTGCGATTTCGACTAAGCCAGGAATGTCTAGAACCAAAATGATCGTCCCGTCTCCCATGATCGTTGCACCAGTCAGTCCAGGAACATTTCGAAAATTCTTAGCGAGTGATTTGATTACTGTCTCATGTTTACCAATCAGATCATCGACGATAAAGCCAAGTTTTCTGCTCTTATAGTTCACAATGACAACTGGCAGATCTTCCGAGTTGCTTTTTTCTGCGAGACCAATGATTCTATTCAATCTATAGATTGGTAATACTTCGCCACGAAGATTGATAATCTCATGACCTTCTAAAGTTGTGATCTGATCAGTATTGACTTTTATCGTCTCACTTACTTCAGATAATGGAAAAGCATACACTTCTTCTTCCATCATAACAAGAATAGATGGAATGATAGCAAGTGCTTGTGGGAAACTAAGCGTAAAAGCTGAGCCAACTCCTTCTTGGGAGTTAATAATTATTTTACCTTTGAATTCTTGGATGAGTTTATTTACAACGCTCATCCCCACTCCACGTCCAGAGATATCGGTTACTTTCTCTGCCGTTGAGAAACCAGCAGCAAAAATAAATTGATAGATATCATTGTCCGAAAGATTTTGTGCATCATCTTTTGAGACTAGACCACTCTTTATTGCTTTGTCTAAAATTTTCTGTTTATTGAGACCACGTCCATCATCGCGAATCTCAACCATGATGTTGGAGCCACCTTGATAGGCATTGAGTTCAACAGTTCCCTCTTCCGGTTTGCCTTTCTTAATTCTGTCTTGTGGAGACTCGATTCCATGATCGACAGAATTTCGAATCAAGTGGATCAATGGTTCGCCAATTGCATCAATAACTTTTTTATCAAGCTCGGTGTTCTCACCACGGAGAACAAGGTTCACTTTCTTACCAGTGTCAA of Leptospira sp. GIMC2001 contains these proteins:
- a CDS encoding prephenate dehydrogenase, whose amino-acid sequence is MSFRPNRILIYGVGLMGASLAYAIRKKYPDCSIDGVVRSKSSLEICENKKLLNQGLLESDFLMNPNWNDYDLVVFGTPVDSIVLQIDNIPKDSKTIYTDMGSTKQSIIDKVNNYFPEKHNYISSHPMCGSEQLGASNAIPDLYENKLCIITTASGSNENAKNSVIEFWQTIGMKIYCMQAKEHDRVLAYLSHSPHILSSLMAIWANKTVGEENQKSPMPIMGGGFRDMARIAGSNPEMWKGILAQNKLEIIESLRNFQIELNQSIELLENGNVSDWEKFFEDALMHKNSLLRKS
- the pheA gene encoding prephenate dehydratase; the encoded protein is MSSTESELNQLRNKIDSLDSEIIRLIQDRAKVGSEIGEIKKKTGDPIYRPDREKEVYKKVKSRNPGPLPDSVMVAIYREIMSGTIALEKSIQVGFMGPEGSFSHEATQKKFGSIVDSHAFPSITDVFREVESGKLDYGTVPVENSTEGSVGSTLDNLIQADLNVYSEMYMQISFHLLGFEQDLKKIKKVYGIRIGNEQCRGWIHANLPNVEIIETSSTAMAAKIVSEQKDGVAIASKSAGELYGLDILYPSIEDIPGNTTRFFIIGKDICPPTGNDKTSIVFSVPDQPGSLISALQIFQDYKLNLSKLESRPSRRTLWDYNFFTDFSGHINDPKISEMLTKLKTTCQFIKILGSYPSSPDKL
- a CDS encoding protein-glutamate methylesterase/protein-glutamine glutaminase, encoding MSKRPIKVLIVDDSLLVRNIIADILTNEDDIEVVATGKTGVDCVELSKKLNPDLIVLDIEMPVMDGLSALSELKKNRLRIPTIMLSVLTQHGADATFRALELGAIDFIPKPSSQIQMDTKELGRILIQRIRGYFDGSGSTPNAKESTKTSSTEKIVRTFPEKTAVDKKLGTTRIAEYEVICFGTSTGGPKALQTIVQAFPGDLKIPVFIVQHMPAGFTKAFADRMNGFCKLHVKEAENGEPVVPGTVYIAPGDFHMKISNKSGAKFIELDKSPVVNGHRPSIEMTFDSLREVYGGHKIVATIMTGMGRDGADAIKRIHDAKGFTLAQDESSSVIYGMNKYAVEIGAIDRVKPLVEILPNVLDIVNQRG
- a CDS encoding response regulator is translated as MARILVVDDAKFMRTLVKDALTSAGHEIVGEAENGNMAVEQYKALKPDLVTMDITMREKDGIEATKEIMKIDGAAKVIMVTALGQEDLLAKAIKMGVKDFVVKPFPPERLQQAAAKALGN
- a CDS encoding DUF1343 domain-containing protein codes for the protein MKFVKKIKNFAQARTGILTNHTGYGWKGDYHFRSLSKILDVRRIFVPEHGLFAELQDQVSGSDLKYFDESLEFWNIYGDTEESLVPPDDKLLDLEIIIIDIRDVGARYYTFLTSANYILNKLSVLQKSGKQVPKILIFDSANPIGNKVEGSPLRKGYSSFVGVEDVLHRHGLTPAGLLSYYNDSLSYNLEIFVAPVGFFHPKEFNMLNWIPPSPNIPSLTSCLVYPGQCLLEGTNISEGRGTTRPFEIFGAEYIDPFESPIKKRLEENSQDSFYLRPLRYVPTFHKFKNQICGGFQIHVTNPKKFRSLNFTLDLIRIVREVYPKNFQYLDGVYEFRSDRPAIELLVGDPILLDYINGGQDRKEIMNYLEFEESEWKQKIKPYRYLKNSDFFA
- a CDS encoding segregation and condensation protein A, with translation MAEHPDSFIVRWNNSEGGVSEGPLNVLWSLIDSYRVDIFDVSLTRITNDFINFIKTADSISLDLSSEFALMAANLIYLKSRALLPDPGFEEEDYNPPLPKELVEKLLEHKKFQMAAGKLSQLDKITSGMFTRDSNVVLADDDKWLDLSLVDLISAFNSILNKEPENEEEPLVYEGLNKNFSVEDKMELIEKSLASKGEIIFSEIFESDSPEKQEIVAGFLAVLEVVKIRVARVVQHQVFGTIKLIAVNQSWKRTESI